One genomic segment of Ignavibacteriota bacterium includes these proteins:
- a CDS encoding TonB-dependent receptor: MHIKNSFSVFVFIVITFIIFNPNLQAGTTGKIVGVIIDKTTGEPLPSVNVMIEGTTQGTASDLNGHFTILNVSPGTHTIVFKTIGYADYRVEGVVVNVDKTTKVDAQLSISTIEISEVVVKAEKPPIEKDRTYSSAVVNSDAIQALPVTEMSQVITLQPGVVKTGGELHFRGGRSREVAYVVDGVSVTNAFNQSGGSNVSVENSMIEQLEVITGTFNAEYGSAQSGVVNIVTKGISSKLTGNINAFIGDWVSDQKDIFLGVDHINPLSERDIQANISIPIIHDKLGVSVVGRYNYYESINWYEKRFNSIDGWRIAAYERWFREQRSDEAGASQAINIPDSLKTGDGSMGPLLTNDRFSGNIKINYYPFDRFKIAYQAFGDFSERQGYDETIGGSGISNEDLRRYQPDGAGTGQSYSHSHFLSFRHTPTDNFYYNISGSYQYNRSESWFDKSNKIALYPGDTGIQLIGYSTDGFSVGNTDGFYSNADGKNFRKQYIFNGDFNWQIDKYNFLKAGFEYKRHEVNTYSWGYISTPDWNTKKWINFDADPTLTFNDYWNIMVDYWKNWENIYDTVRYRKYYEDEYTLWRDYTITPSEAAAYIQDKVELGEIIINAGLRLDLFMPNERVPINYRVESAQLASDVNLKDASNKVNLSPRFGVSFPISATGAFHAAYGHFYQMPSFEKMFSEPIYVLTPLQLNDMKLGNSDLRPEKTIQYELGLQQQIFPGITTDVSVYYKNMSDLLGLEYLTTIDNVRFRRFTNRDYGNSKGLTIGINAFGNEFINGSLNYSYSTVNGSASDPERIATIQSSTQIGGDAIEFLDRQVIALDWDQTHTLNALVDLKFASNLFMSVIGTYWTGQPYSPEFVEKYDILKIEYLNSDNKPVQWSVDLKARYDFEVGWSTITAFLQVDNLFDHLNQNRVFVTTGNAYNNARLPDVEETLVERLEQAGLFMLEELDNKPQWFSSPRKIRLGFTLNF, translated from the coding sequence TTGCATATTAAAAATTCTTTCAGTGTATTTGTTTTTATAGTTATAACATTTATAATTTTTAATCCGAATCTGCAAGCCGGAACAACAGGGAAAATTGTAGGTGTTATAATTGATAAAACTACTGGAGAACCCTTGCCAAGTGTTAATGTTATGATTGAAGGTACTACACAAGGAACTGCTTCAGATTTAAATGGTCATTTTACAATATTAAATGTTAGTCCGGGAACTCATACTATTGTTTTTAAAACAATTGGTTATGCTGATTATAGAGTGGAAGGAGTAGTTGTTAACGTAGATAAAACTACAAAAGTCGATGCCCAATTAAGTATTTCAACAATTGAAATTTCGGAAGTAGTGGTAAAGGCTGAAAAGCCGCCGATTGAAAAAGACAGAACTTATTCATCTGCCGTTGTAAATTCAGATGCAATTCAAGCATTGCCGGTAACTGAAATGAGCCAAGTAATTACTTTGCAGCCTGGAGTTGTAAAAACCGGAGGCGAACTGCATTTTAGAGGAGGCAGGTCAAGAGAAGTTGCTTACGTTGTTGATGGTGTTTCTGTAACAAATGCTTTTAATCAATCCGGTGGTTCCAACGTTTCTGTAGAAAATTCCATGATTGAACAGCTTGAAGTAATCACAGGTACATTTAATGCTGAATATGGATCTGCGCAATCCGGAGTGGTAAATATAGTGACTAAAGGTATATCATCTAAATTAACAGGAAATATTAATGCATTCATTGGTGATTGGGTAAGTGATCAAAAAGATATTTTCCTTGGTGTTGATCATATAAATCCTTTATCCGAACGGGATATTCAAGCAAATATTAGCATCCCTATTATCCATGATAAATTAGGAGTTTCTGTTGTTGGAAGATATAATTATTACGAAAGTATTAATTGGTACGAGAAACGATTCAATTCAATTGATGGATGGAGAATAGCTGCTTACGAAAGATGGTTTAGAGAACAAAGATCGGATGAAGCAGGTGCCTCGCAAGCAATTAATATTCCCGATTCCTTGAAAACCGGCGACGGTTCAATGGGTCCGTTATTAACCAACGATAGATTCTCTGGTAATATTAAAATTAACTATTATCCTTTTGACCGTTTTAAAATTGCTTATCAGGCGTTTGGTGATTTTTCTGAAAGACAAGGTTATGATGAAACAATTGGCGGAAGCGGAATAAGTAACGAAGATTTAAGAAGATATCAACCCGATGGAGCAGGTACCGGTCAATCATATAGTCATAGTCATTTTTTATCATTTAGACATACACCTACAGATAATTTTTATTATAATATTTCAGGATCATATCAATATAACCGAAGTGAATCTTGGTTTGATAAATCAAACAAAATAGCTCTATATCCTGGTGATACAGGAATTCAACTAATTGGTTATTCGACAGATGGATTTTCAGTTGGTAATACTGATGGATTTTATTCAAATGCTGATGGGAAAAATTTTAGAAAACAATATATTTTTAACGGAGACTTTAATTGGCAGATAGATAAATATAATTTTCTAAAAGCCGGTTTTGAATATAAAAGACATGAAGTTAACACATATTCATGGGGATATATTTCAACTCCGGATTGGAATACAAAAAAATGGATAAATTTTGATGCTGACCCAACCTTAACATTTAACGATTATTGGAATATAATGGTTGACTATTGGAAAAATTGGGAAAATATTTATGATACTGTGAGATATAGAAAATATTATGAAGATGAATATACACTATGGCGTGATTATACAATTACTCCAAGTGAAGCAGCAGCTTACATTCAAGATAAAGTTGAGTTGGGAGAAATAATAATTAATGCCGGTTTACGTTTAGATTTATTTATGCCGAATGAAAGAGTTCCAATAAATTATAGAGTTGAGTCTGCACAACTTGCTTCCGATGTAAATTTAAAGGATGCTTCCAATAAAGTTAATTTAAGTCCAAGGTTTGGTGTTTCTTTCCCAATATCGGCAACAGGAGCATTCCACGCGGCTTACGGACATTTTTACCAAATGCCAAGTTTTGAAAAAATGTTCAGCGAACCGATTTATGTGCTTACTCCACTTCAACTTAATGATATGAAATTGGGGAATTCTGATTTAAGACCGGAAAAGACAATTCAATACGAATTAGGTTTGCAGCAGCAAATTTTTCCCGGAATTACGACAGATGTCTCAGTTTATTATAAAAATATGAGTGATTTGCTGGGACTTGAATATTTAACTACTATAGACAACGTAAGATTTAGAAGATTTACAAACAGAGATTATGGAAATTCAAAAGGATTGACGATTGGGATTAATGCATTTGGAAATGAGTTTATTAATGGCAGCTTAAATTATTCATATTCAACCGTTAACGGAAGCGCTTCTGATCCAGAAAGAATTGCAACAATCCAATCTTCAACCCAAATTGGCGGAGATGCAATTGAATTTCTTGATCGACAAGTAATAGCATTAGATTGGGATCAAACACACACGCTAAATGCTCTTGTTGATTTGAAATTTGCAAGTAATTTATTTATGTCTGTAATTGGTACATATTGGACTGGACAGCCTTACAGTCCAGAATTTGTTGAAAAATATGATATACTTAAAATTGAGTATCTTAACTCAGATAATAAACCAGTACAATGGAGTGTTGACTTAAAAGCAAGATATGACTTTGAAGTTGGCTGGTCAACTATTACAGCTTTTTTACAAGTTGATAATTTATTTGATCACTTAAATCAAAATAGAGTATTTGTTACTACAGGAAATGCATACAACAATGCAAGATTACCAGATGTTGAAGAAACATTAGTAGAAAGGTTAGAACAAGCCGGATTATTTATGCTTGAAGAATTGGATAATAAACCGCAATGGTTTTCAAGCCCAAGAAAAATTAGATTAGGGTTTACCCTAAATTTTTAA
- a CDS encoding T9SS type A sorting domain-containing protein: protein MKTKLIFLFFLTAMTFSFAQTPVAEWLFDDPSNLTKAEIGDDLILVGVDSAVSGPEAGDGAVSIGIGSYYIANPYMLPNGADTAKRVNVYTMVFDFRVLDLEQWHCFGQTDPTNLNDGEWFINPGDGNVGVGSSGYTKNSITPGEWYRLAIVVNTADTNDNSGVKYYFDGVAQSLQSTGHVQSIDNRFSIASADSAIQLLLFADESEEDDIIEVAKVSIYEQALNAAEVAALGGYPHQEIEEFTAVGLWDFDDPADLTAATIGSPLELVGTAEVVAGPEDGNGAVSIGVGSYFKALTSIAPNGGGTKVNTYSLSMDFRVNEWSDWISLMQLNPINDDDGDLFLTSPDYDIGVGALGYSDPGIIYQGDWHRMVMVANAFKTDSVSVDIYLDGKRVVKGKIQTIDSRFSLENTLLFFADNDGEDNTIEVSQIAIYDSALTSQAVAGLGGYQHGTVEESIVGLWKFDNADSLTLATVGNPLILANKDGAEPVAEAVAGPVVGDGAVKIGPRNHFIANPNMQPNGGGLKVNRYTIGFDFSVDALGNWRAFYQTDSLNEDDAEFFIKKTGEIGVGDLGYSDSVVVAPNEWYRLIITVDLMDTSKNAIKYYIDGQAVPHGESGYQRIDNRFSFGSVGYVDQLILMGDNDNDDGLINVAQVILFDRVLSAEEVEALGGYGHIVGVEENETFTPEVFSLNQNYPNPFNPSTIISYSIPKQSMVSLKIYNVLGQLVTTLVNKQQSAGTYQFEFNARNLTSGIYFYSIKAGDFTKTQKMMLIK from the coding sequence ATGAAGACAAAGTTAATATTTTTATTTTTTCTAACGGCAATGACTTTTTCCTTTGCCCAAACGCCAGTAGCAGAATGGTTATTTGATGATCCAAGTAACTTAACAAAAGCTGAAATTGGTGATGATTTAATTCTTGTTGGTGTTGATTCTGCAGTTTCAGGACCTGAGGCAGGGGATGGTGCTGTATCTATTGGAATTGGAAGTTATTATATAGCAAATCCCTATATGTTGCCAAATGGCGCAGATACGGCTAAACGTGTAAATGTTTACACAATGGTTTTCGATTTTAGAGTATTGGATTTAGAGCAATGGCATTGTTTCGGTCAAACAGATCCTACAAATTTGAATGATGGAGAATGGTTCATTAATCCAGGTGACGGTAACGTAGGAGTTGGTTCTTCTGGTTATACAAAAAATTCAATTACTCCTGGTGAATGGTACAGATTAGCAATTGTTGTTAATACCGCTGATACAAATGATAATAGCGGTGTTAAATATTATTTTGATGGAGTTGCGCAGTCTTTACAAAGCACAGGTCATGTTCAATCAATTGATAATAGATTTTCAATTGCTAGTGCAGATTCTGCAATTCAGTTGTTACTTTTTGCTGATGAAAGTGAAGAAGATGATATTATAGAAGTTGCGAAAGTATCCATATATGAACAAGCTTTGAACGCTGCTGAAGTTGCTGCATTGGGTGGTTATCCACATCAAGAAATCGAAGAATTTACTGCTGTTGGTTTGTGGGATTTTGATGATCCAGCAGATTTAACCGCAGCAACTATTGGTTCACCGCTTGAATTAGTTGGAACAGCAGAAGTTGTGGCTGGTCCTGAAGATGGAAATGGTGCTGTATCTATTGGAGTTGGAAGTTACTTTAAAGCACTTACCTCTATTGCTCCTAACGGTGGCGGTACAAAAGTTAATACATATTCATTAAGTATGGATTTTAGAGTAAATGAATGGAGTGATTGGATAAGTTTAATGCAATTAAATCCTATAAATGATGATGACGGTGATCTTTTCTTAACATCTCCGGATTATGATATAGGTGTTGGAGCATTAGGTTATTCAGATCCGGGAATTATTTACCAAGGTGATTGGCATAGAATGGTAATGGTAGCAAATGCTTTCAAAACTGATTCAGTATCGGTTGATATTTATCTTGACGGTAAACGTGTTGTAAAAGGAAAAATTCAAACAATTGACAGCAGATTTTCATTAGAAAACACATTATTATTCTTTGCGGATAATGATGGAGAAGATAATACAATTGAAGTTTCTCAAATAGCTATTTATGATTCTGCTCTTACAAGTCAGGCTGTTGCTGGATTAGGTGGTTATCAGCACGGAACTGTTGAAGAATCAATAGTAGGATTGTGGAAATTTGATAATGCAGATTCATTAACATTAGCAACTGTTGGAAATCCTTTAATCTTAGCAAATAAAGATGGTGCTGAACCAGTGGCTGAAGCTGTTGCCGGACCTGTAGTTGGTGATGGTGCAGTTAAGATTGGTCCAAGAAATCATTTTATTGCTAATCCGAATATGCAGCCAAATGGCGGCGGGCTAAAAGTAAATAGATATACAATTGGATTTGATTTTAGTGTTGATGCTTTAGGAAATTGGAGAGCATTTTACCAGACAGATTCTCTTAATGAAGATGATGCTGAATTCTTTATTAAAAAAACTGGAGAAATTGGCGTTGGTGACCTTGGATATTCAGATAGCGTTGTAGTAGCCCCAAATGAATGGTATAGATTAATCATTACTGTTGATCTTATGGATACTTCTAAAAATGCAATAAAATATTATATTGATGGACAAGCTGTTCCTCATGGAGAAAGCGGTTATCAAAGAATTGATAATAGATTCTCATTTGGTTCGGTTGGATATGTAGATCAGTTAATTCTAATGGGTGATAATGACAATGATGATGGTTTAATTAATGTTGCTCAAGTAATTCTTTTTGATAGAGTTTTGTCTGCAGAAGAAGTTGAAGCATTAGGCGGTTACGGACATATAGTTGGTGTTGAAGAAAATGAAACATTTACACCTGAAGTATTTTCTTTGAACCAAAATTATCCAAATCCTTTTAATCCATCAACTATTATCAGTTATTCTATTCCAAAACAAAGTATGGTTAGTTTAAAAATATACAACGTACTTGGTCAATTGGTAACTACACTTGTTAATAAACAACAAAGTGCCGGAACATACCAATTTGAATTTAATGCAAGAAATTTAACAAGCGGAATTTATTTTTATTCGATCAAAGCAGGTGATTTCACAAAAACTCAGAAAATGATGCTAATAAAGTAA
- a CDS encoding metallophosphoesterase, giving the protein MSSTLNVLAQNKTLEKISANLVGHWTFDNPNNLTEAAVGNPLTLSGNCTSVDGPTETTGAVRIGIGSFFTATHGISPNGGGSLVNKYTLVMDVKIPVTGMWYALYQTDVTNSNDGDWFVNPSGNIGIGEIGYTPKALLADQWYRIAISVSNGIRYDYYIDGVKSLSGNKGSIDGRFSLASKVLFFADENSEDNIFDIADIQLYSSDLSDTEISILGGYEHEPVYLGIKSYPYLQSPTSNSIYVCWTFAGNNAIAEFGTTTNLGNQVVPEKTPIDDGNIYFNWYSAKLENLIPNTVYYYKVKTDSAESEIYKFKTQPADNDSTGHIRLALYSDNQTNFGKFTEINDSLLSKFTSIYGNNIEDNLNLVFDSGDIVGNGWSLQQYLQEYLNPSHLISTSIPYMVSIGNHEGDSPYFYDIMKYEDFGGPENEKYYSFRIGRVLIVALNSNSGYRNDTQIDWLNNILTTAENDETIEWIFAFNHHPGHSELWPDGNTTYVQDRIIPTLSKYSKVDMLTYGHSHNYERGTALNSNLRLMCIGGAGGALDRWEMYNNQTNYQEIQKTIDHHCYAIVDIDIANKSCEITTYSIGNPDNPLDNIVIDKFFRNKADETPPMVPTFISPSGDAQVSPSFILEASEFNGTYEMMSSHFQITNNKGNYDSPILDIQRDYEDIYGKPQAPNYFQIDLNSGIDLTQLSVTQLNYTGDIWARVRYRDKNLQWSNWSSELDLVVSTLSNTEKNESILVDEYKLFNNYPNPFNPTTTIQFDIKESSYVNLRVFNNLGELVEELHNGNLNRGRYTINFDASNLSSGMYYYRVKAGNFVDIKKMLLLK; this is encoded by the coding sequence TTGAGTTCGACTCTTAATGTACTTGCGCAAAATAAGACATTAGAAAAAATTTCTGCGAATTTAGTTGGTCATTGGACATTTGACAATCCTAATAATTTAACGGAAGCAGCCGTTGGCAATCCTTTAACTTTATCTGGAAATTGTACTTCAGTTGATGGACCAACTGAAACAACCGGTGCAGTAAGAATTGGTATCGGAAGTTTTTTTACTGCAACACATGGAATTTCACCAAATGGCGGCGGTAGTTTAGTAAATAAATATACGTTGGTAATGGATGTAAAAATCCCAGTTACCGGAATGTGGTACGCACTTTATCAAACGGATGTTACAAATTCAAATGATGGCGATTGGTTCGTTAATCCAAGTGGAAATATTGGTATTGGTGAGATTGGATATACACCAAAAGCTCTCCTCGCTGATCAGTGGTATAGAATAGCAATTAGTGTTTCCAATGGAATTCGTTATGATTATTATATAGACGGTGTAAAATCATTAAGCGGAAACAAAGGTTCAATTGATGGAAGATTTTCTTTAGCTTCAAAAGTATTATTTTTTGCAGACGAAAATAGTGAAGATAATATTTTTGATATTGCCGATATTCAATTATATTCAAGTGATTTATCAGATACGGAAATTAGTATTTTAGGCGGATATGAACATGAACCGGTTTATTTAGGAATTAAATCATATCCGTATTTGCAATCACCAACCTCAAACTCAATTTATGTTTGCTGGACTTTCGCGGGAAATAATGCAATTGCAGAATTTGGTACTACAACAAATTTGGGAAATCAAGTAGTTCCCGAAAAAACTCCTATTGATGACGGAAATATTTATTTTAATTGGTATTCAGCAAAGCTTGAAAATCTAATTCCAAATACTGTTTACTATTATAAAGTGAAAACAGATAGCGCAGAATCTGAAATATATAAATTTAAAACACAACCTGCTGATAATGATTCAACCGGACATATTCGACTTGCTTTATATAGTGATAATCAAACTAATTTCGGAAAATTTACAGAGATCAATGATTCGTTATTAAGTAAATTTACTTCAATATATGGAAATAATATTGAAGATAATTTAAATCTTGTTTTTGATTCAGGAGATATAGTTGGAAATGGATGGTCATTGCAGCAATATTTACAGGAATATTTAAATCCTTCGCATTTAATATCAACTTCAATTCCATACATGGTTAGCATAGGTAATCATGAAGGCGATTCTCCATACTTTTATGATATTATGAAATATGAAGATTTTGGCGGACCTGAAAATGAAAAATATTATTCATTTAGAATTGGAAGAGTATTAATTGTTGCTCTAAATAGTAACTCAGGTTATAGAAATGATACGCAAATTGACTGGTTAAATAATATATTAACTACTGCAGAAAATGATGAAACAATTGAGTGGATATTTGCTTTCAATCATCATCCTGGGCATAGTGAACTTTGGCCGGATGGAAATACAACTTACGTGCAAGATAGAATTATTCCAACGCTAAGTAAATATTCCAAAGTTGATATGTTAACTTACGGACACTCACACAATTATGAAAGAGGAACGGCGCTAAATAGTAATTTACGATTAATGTGTATTGGCGGAGCCGGAGGAGCATTAGATCGTTGGGAAATGTATAATAACCAAACTAATTATCAAGAAATACAAAAAACTATTGATCATCATTGTTATGCAATTGTTGATATAGATATTGCAAACAAATCATGTGAAATTACAACATACAGCATCGGCAATCCGGATAATCCATTAGACAATATTGTAATAGATAAATTTTTTAGAAATAAAGCTGATGAAACACCTCCAATGGTTCCAACATTTATTTCGCCAAGTGGAGATGCACAAGTTTCTCCGTCTTTTATTCTCGAAGCTTCAGAGTTTAACGGAACTTATGAAATGATGAGTTCCCATTTCCAAATTACAAACAATAAGGGTAATTATGATTCGCCGATTTTAGATATTCAAAGAGATTATGAAGATATTTATGGAAAACCTCAAGCACCCAATTATTTTCAAATTGATTTAAATAGTGGAATTGACCTTACACAATTATCAGTTACTCAATTAAATTATACCGGCGATATTTGGGCAAGAGTTAGATACCGTGATAAAAATCTTCAATGGTCAAATTGGTCTTCGGAATTGGATTTAGTTGTAAGCACCTTAAGCAATACCGAAAAAAATGAGTCGATTCTTGTCGATGAATATAAATTATTCAATAATTATCCAAATCCTTTTAACCCAACAACAACAATTCAATTTGATATAAAAGAATCAAGCTATGTAAATTTAAGAGTGTTCAATAATCTTGGTGAGTTGGTTGAAGAATTACATAATGGAAATTTGAATAGAGGTCGTTATACAATAAATTTTGATGCGTCAAATTTAAGCAGTGGAATGTATTATTATAGAGTAAAAGCAGGTAATTTTGTTGATATAAAAAAAATGTTATTATTAAAATAA
- a CDS encoding MurR/RpiR family transcriptional regulator, with amino-acid sequence MSKSEKTVAEFVQKHIDEVVLLTTQGIASRCKTSDATVIRFCRSLGYQTFNEFKTALVPELLRSGKSFIKEIENTTNAQNITQTFLFNLKQQIDFTINNLEMNSLELIAEQIIKSKRMVIVGIGGAAGVGYIFNDSLSVLGIYSNYINDRSIIQSIIPTLNSTDIVFAISHSGRLKKLFPQ; translated from the coding sequence TTGAGTAAGAGTGAAAAAACTGTTGCTGAATTTGTTCAAAAACATATTGATGAAGTTGTTCTATTAACAACTCAAGGAATAGCTTCCAGATGCAAAACAAGTGATGCTACTGTTATTAGATTTTGCAGATCTCTCGGTTATCAAACTTTTAATGAATTTAAAACTGCACTTGTACCAGAACTTTTGAGAAGCGGTAAAAGTTTTATTAAAGAAATTGAAAACACAACCAACGCGCAAAATATTACACAAACTTTTTTATTCAATTTAAAACAGCAAATAGATTTTACTATTAACAATTTGGAAATGAATTCTTTAGAGTTAATTGCTGAGCAAATAATAAAATCCAAAAGAATGGTTATTGTTGGAATCGGCGGAGCTGCTGGAGTTGGTTATATATTTAACGATTCATTAAGCGTTTTAGGAATTTACAGTAATTATATCAATGATCGTTCAATTATTCAAAGTATTATTCCAACTTTAAACAGCACAGATATAGTTTTTGCAATTTCACATTCAGGGAGACTGAAGAAATTGTTTCCGCAATGA
- a CDS encoding SIS domain-containing protein gives MKAANEYGSVTIALTNFLSSPLTKYAKYVLHTSVPDNLLGSFSCQSRISQLALLELVLIEIKNKLSNKNNLQD, from the coding sequence ATGAAAGCTGCAAATGAATATGGTTCGGTAACAATTGCGCTTACTAATTTCTTATCATCACCTTTAACTAAATATGCAAAATATGTTTTACACACAAGCGTACCGGATAATCTTTTAGGCAGTTTTTCTTGTCAATCAAGAATATCACAATTAGCTCTTTTGGAATTAGTACTTATAGAAATAAAAAACAAATTATCTAATAAGAATAATTTGCAAGATTAA
- a CDS encoding aldehyde dehydrogenase family protein: MEKTFKVISPIDSSIYYEGKLNNAEDIEASLKLALKAQSAWKETSITTRKVYISKFVEAFKSNEKRISEELTWQMGRPIKYGPSEVRGTIERTLGMIDLAESSLSDIFVGEKDGFNRYIKREPLGIVFVVPAWNYPYLIAINSIVPALLAGNAVILRHSAQTPLVAERLFDAFQASGLPEGLFQFLHLTHEDTSKVILDSRINFVAFTGSVKGGYEIQKVAANRFIGVGLELGGKDPAYVMPDVDLNYVVENLVDGSFFNSGQSCCGIERIYVHENVYNKFIEGFIDLTKTYKLGNPLDHETTLGPVAKRSGAELVRQHIKQAVNAGARAMIDESLFPNAKSDSNYLAPQVLINVNHKMNVMYDETFGPVVGIMKVKNDEEALKLMNDSPYGLTASIWTENQDEAIKIGNQVDTGTWFMNRCDYLDPYLSWVGVKDSGRGCSLSKVGYEQLTRPKSFHLRIKH; this comes from the coding sequence ATGGAAAAAACATTTAAAGTTATATCACCAATTGATTCGAGTATTTATTATGAAGGAAAGCTGAATAATGCTGAAGATATTGAAGCCTCATTAAAATTAGCTTTAAAAGCTCAATCTGCATGGAAAGAAACTTCAATAACAACAAGGAAAGTTTACATAAGCAAATTCGTAGAAGCATTTAAAAGTAACGAAAAAAGAATAAGTGAAGAGTTAACGTGGCAAATGGGACGTCCTATAAAATATGGCCCATCTGAAGTAAGAGGTACAATCGAACGCACACTTGGAATGATTGACTTAGCGGAATCATCATTGTCAGATATTTTCGTTGGAGAAAAAGATGGATTTAACAGATACATTAAACGCGAACCATTAGGTATTGTCTTTGTTGTTCCAGCTTGGAACTATCCCTATTTAATTGCTATTAATAGTATTGTCCCGGCTTTATTAGCTGGTAACGCCGTAATACTTAGACATTCTGCTCAAACTCCATTGGTAGCCGAAAGATTGTTTGATGCTTTTCAAGCAAGCGGATTGCCAGAAGGACTTTTCCAATTTTTACATCTTACACACGAAGACACTTCAAAAGTTATTTTAGATTCACGAATTAATTTTGTTGCTTTCACCGGTTCTGTTAAAGGCGGATACGAAATTCAAAAAGTTGCGGCAAATAGATTTATCGGTGTTGGATTAGAACTCGGCGGTAAAGATCCGGCTTATGTTATGCCAGATGTAGATTTAAATTACGTAGTAGAAAATTTAGTTGATGGTTCGTTCTTTAATTCGGGACAATCTTGCTGCGGAATTGAAAGAATTTATGTTCATGAAAATGTTTACAATAAATTTATTGAAGGATTTATTGATTTAACGAAAACTTACAAGTTGGGAAATCCGCTTGATCATGAAACTACTTTGGGACCCGTTGCAAAAAGAAGCGGCGCTGAATTAGTTAGACAACATATTAAACAAGCAGTTAATGCCGGTGCGCGCGCAATGATTGATGAATCATTATTTCCCAATGCAAAAAGTGATTCAAATTATCTTGCTCCTCAAGTGCTTATAAATGTTAATCACAAAATGAATGTAATGTATGATGAAACTTTTGGACCAGTTGTGGGCATAATGAAAGTTAAAAATGACGAAGAAGCATTAAAATTAATGAACGATAGTCCATATGGTTTAACAGCATCAATATGGACAGAGAATCAAGATGAAGCAATTAAAATTGGAAATCAAGTTGATACTGGAACTTGGTTTATGAATCGCTGTGATTATCTCGATCCTTATTTAAGCTGGGTAGGTGTTAAAGATTCCGGCAGAGGCTGTTCACTTTCAAAAGTTGGTTATGAGCAATTAACAAGACCAAAATCATTTCATTTAAGAATTAAACATTAA